From a single Herbiconiux sp. SALV-R1 genomic region:
- a CDS encoding beta-glucosidase produces the protein MTDRTPLPETPDVPALIAAMSLDEKLAQLIGLWLDVSAAGGADVAPMQHEMLSKVGELDDYIGHGLGQLTRPLGSRVVRADEMRSSLRAIQQRVSANSRLGIPALVHEECLTGLQLYGATTYPSPLAWGASWDAESVREMGRRIGSSMAGLGIHLGLAPVLDLVRDPRWGRVEECISEDPYLVGLIASAYIDGIQSQGPGATLKHFLAYSNSQAGRNLAPVHIGRRELLEQFAVPFEMAVKLARPSSVMHSYAEIDGVPVAADPNILTGLLRDDWGFEGTVVADYFGVAFLHTLHDVAADLEEAAVKALTAGVDVELPTGNAYLEPLKAAIESGAVDIALVDRALERVLRQKVDLGVFAETGDDDGPIDLDPVESRAVALRIAERSVVLLKNDSGLLPLGTDVSGAAVAPPRTVAVLGPNAHSAEAMMGNYSFTNHVEVPEGTPIGIEVPTVLDALRAELDGSATVVHAEGCRVRADQEDPEEAAAGIRAAAELARGADVAVVVVGDRAGLFGRGTVGEGSDTDDLVLPGRQGELVDAVLETGTPVVLVLVTGRPYPLTRWAGRAASVVQAFFPGEAGAAAVAGVLSGRLNPSGHLPVSMPRVPGGEPYSYLHPRLGGDNPVSSVDPAPLWHFGHGGSYTSFSYDELSVTADRSDTSGTLSVSVTVRNTGRRSGADVVQLYGRDLFASVTRPMRALLGWARVELAAGESAVVEFSVPADRLALVSRELQWLVEPGAFEFIVAESAGAEGLAARIELGGETRVLGRDRALVTPVSVTARALVEA, from the coding sequence ATGACCGATCGCACTCCCCTGCCCGAAACCCCCGACGTTCCCGCCCTGATCGCGGCCATGTCGCTCGACGAGAAACTCGCCCAACTGATCGGCCTCTGGCTCGACGTCTCGGCGGCCGGCGGAGCCGACGTCGCCCCGATGCAGCACGAGATGCTCTCGAAGGTGGGCGAACTCGACGACTACATCGGCCACGGGCTCGGCCAGCTCACCCGCCCACTCGGCAGCCGGGTGGTGCGTGCCGACGAGATGCGCAGCTCGCTGCGGGCCATCCAGCAGCGCGTCAGTGCGAACAGCCGCCTGGGCATCCCGGCGCTCGTTCACGAGGAGTGCCTCACCGGGCTCCAGCTCTACGGGGCGACGACCTACCCGTCTCCGCTGGCTTGGGGAGCATCATGGGATGCCGAGTCGGTGCGGGAGATGGGTCGGCGCATCGGCTCGTCGATGGCGGGGCTCGGCATTCACCTCGGGCTCGCGCCCGTGCTCGACCTCGTGCGCGATCCGCGATGGGGCCGGGTGGAGGAGTGCATCTCCGAAGACCCGTACCTCGTCGGCCTGATCGCCAGCGCCTACATCGACGGCATTCAGTCGCAGGGCCCGGGTGCGACGCTGAAGCACTTCCTGGCGTACTCGAACTCACAGGCCGGCCGCAACCTCGCGCCCGTGCACATCGGTCGGCGCGAACTGCTCGAGCAGTTCGCGGTGCCCTTCGAGATGGCGGTGAAGCTCGCCCGGCCGTCGTCGGTGATGCACTCGTACGCCGAGATCGATGGGGTCCCCGTGGCCGCCGACCCGAACATCCTCACCGGACTGCTGCGCGACGACTGGGGATTCGAGGGAACGGTGGTCGCCGACTATTTCGGGGTCGCCTTCTTGCACACCCTCCACGACGTGGCGGCCGATCTCGAGGAGGCGGCGGTGAAGGCGCTCACGGCCGGGGTCGACGTCGAGCTGCCCACCGGCAACGCCTACCTGGAACCGCTCAAGGCGGCGATCGAGAGCGGCGCCGTCGACATCGCCCTGGTCGACCGCGCCCTGGAGCGGGTGCTCAGGCAGAAGGTCGACCTCGGAGTGTTCGCGGAGACGGGCGACGACGACGGCCCGATCGACCTCGACCCGGTCGAGTCGCGCGCTGTGGCCCTGCGCATCGCCGAGCGCTCGGTGGTGCTGCTCAAGAACGACTCAGGGCTGCTGCCCCTCGGCACCGACGTATCCGGCGCGGCCGTGGCACCGCCGCGCACCGTCGCCGTCCTTGGCCCCAACGCCCACTCCGCCGAGGCGATGATGGGCAACTACAGCTTCACCAACCACGTCGAGGTGCCCGAGGGCACGCCGATCGGCATCGAGGTGCCGACCGTGCTCGATGCCCTCCGGGCCGAGCTCGACGGGTCGGCGACGGTCGTGCACGCCGAAGGGTGCCGTGTGCGCGCCGACCAGGAGGACCCCGAGGAGGCCGCCGCCGGCATCCGCGCTGCCGCTGAACTGGCGCGCGGCGCCGATGTCGCCGTCGTCGTGGTGGGCGACCGCGCCGGCCTCTTCGGGCGGGGGACCGTAGGTGAGGGCAGTGACACCGACGACCTCGTGCTGCCCGGCAGGCAGGGCGAACTCGTCGACGCCGTGCTCGAGACGGGGACGCCCGTGGTGCTCGTGCTCGTCACCGGTCGGCCGTATCCGCTCACGCGCTGGGCGGGGCGGGCTGCCTCGGTGGTGCAGGCCTTCTTCCCCGGCGAGGCGGGCGCCGCGGCGGTGGCGGGCGTGCTGAGCGGGCGCCTCAACCCCAGCGGTCACCTCCCGGTGAGCATGCCCCGGGTTCCGGGTGGCGAGCCCTACTCCTACCTGCACCCCCGTCTCGGCGGAGACAACCCGGTGTCGAGTGTCGACCCGGCGCCGCTGTGGCACTTCGGCCATGGCGGGTCGTACACCTCCTTCTCCTACGACGAGCTGTCGGTGACGGCCGATCGCAGCGATACCTCCGGCACACTCAGCGTGTCGGTGACGGTGCGCAACACCGGTCGCCGATCCGGTGCCGACGTCGTGCAGCTGTACGGGCGCGACCTGTTCGCCTCCGTCACGCGGCCGATGCGCGCCCTCCTCGGCTGGGCACGCGTGGAGCTCGCCGCGGGAGAGTCAGCGGTCGTCGAGTTCTCCGTCCCAGCCGACCGGCTCGCGCTGGTCTCCCGCGAGCTGCAGTGGCTGGTGGAACCCGGAGCCTTCGAGTTCATCGTCGCCGAATCCGCGGGAGCCGAGGGGCTGGCCGCCCGCATCGAGCTCGGCGGCGAGACCCGGGTGCTCGGCCGCGATCGTGCCCTGGTCACCCCGGTGTCGGTGACCGCACGCGCGCTCGTGGAGGCATGA
- the dgoD gene encoding galactonate dehydratase → MADRSPTVIARVQTFATFGGVRNWLFVRVETADGMHGWGEASTELWEGTVRAAVEELGARMIGLDAMAVERRWQEATRHGFWRGGIVLASAVAAIDQALWDIRGKRLGVPVHVLLGGPVRDRVDTYRHVAIYDPERTAADARALVESGVRVLKTGAWVSDSVLPEHERLGRAVERLSALRDAVGWDVDVLIDNHGRSRPDEAIRLLRALAPFRIRWIEEPIAPESPELVAPVAAVARDHGISVAFGERLFSRAEFRPALERGLVDVVQPDLCHAGGISEVTRIASLADTYRAVLAPHNPAGPVSTAASAQVALAVPSFSLLELCPDEPRRSEVSVEPWTLEGASLTVPDRPGLGIDLDVEALLDVPARPIAVPSSAYGADGSVMDV, encoded by the coding sequence GTGGCTGACCGCTCGCCCACCGTCATCGCCCGCGTGCAGACCTTCGCCACCTTCGGCGGCGTGCGCAACTGGCTCTTCGTGCGGGTCGAGACCGCCGACGGGATGCACGGCTGGGGCGAGGCGTCGACCGAGCTGTGGGAGGGCACCGTGCGCGCCGCGGTCGAGGAACTCGGAGCCAGGATGATCGGGCTCGACGCGATGGCGGTGGAGCGCCGTTGGCAGGAGGCGACCCGGCACGGATTCTGGCGCGGCGGCATCGTGCTGGCGAGCGCGGTGGCCGCCATCGACCAGGCGCTCTGGGACATCAGGGGCAAGCGGCTCGGTGTGCCCGTGCACGTGCTGCTCGGCGGGCCGGTGCGCGACCGGGTCGACACCTACCGGCATGTCGCCATCTACGACCCCGAACGCACGGCGGCGGATGCCCGGGCGCTCGTCGAGTCAGGGGTGCGGGTGCTGAAGACCGGGGCCTGGGTGTCCGACAGCGTGCTGCCGGAGCACGAGCGACTCGGCCGGGCGGTCGAGCGGCTCTCGGCGCTCCGGGATGCGGTGGGCTGGGACGTCGACGTGCTCATCGACAACCACGGGCGGTCGCGGCCCGACGAGGCCATCCGTCTCCTCCGCGCCCTCGCCCCCTTCCGCATCCGCTGGATCGAGGAGCCCATCGCCCCCGAGAGCCCCGAGCTCGTCGCGCCGGTCGCCGCGGTCGCCCGTGACCATGGCATCTCGGTGGCGTTCGGAGAGCGGCTGTTCTCGCGCGCGGAGTTCCGTCCCGCGCTGGAGAGGGGACTCGTCGATGTCGTGCAACCTGATCTCTGCCACGCCGGCGGCATCAGCGAGGTGACGCGCATCGCCTCCCTCGCCGACACCTACCGCGCGGTGCTGGCCCCGCACAACCCGGCCGGCCCCGTGTCGACGGCGGCATCGGCGCAGGTCGCCCTCGCCGTGCCGAGCTTCTCCCTCCTCGAGCTGTGCCCCGACGAGCCCCGGAGGTCGGAGGTGTCGGTCGAGCCGTGGACCCTCGAGGGAGCATCGCTCACCGTCCCCGACAGGCCCGGTCTCGGCATCGACCTCGACGTCGAGGCCCTGCTCGACGTGCCCGCCCGTCCCATCGCCGTGCCGAGCAGCGCCTACGGCGCCGACGGCTCGGTGATGGACGTCTGA
- a CDS encoding SDR family NAD(P)-dependent oxidoreductase, which produces MTGRTALVSGGARGIGAAVVRRLAAAGYGVVVADIDGEAARRLARELDTAEVVAAPTDVRDAEQCSAAVARAIERWGRLDVLVNNAGRNAYHEAVSMTEEEWDEVFSVDLKAVWLLSRAALPHLVEAGEGAIVNVSSIHGRLTTPGMFPYAAAKSGVEGLTRSLALDLAPRGVRVNAVAPGWTRTHLVAEWLARQSDPVGALARVEAAHPLGRMAEPDDVAAVVAFLASREARAVTGAVYPVDCGLSAMFSVG; this is translated from the coding sequence GTGACCGGCCGGACCGCCCTCGTCTCCGGAGGCGCTCGGGGAATCGGAGCCGCGGTGGTGCGCCGCCTCGCGGCGGCGGGGTACGGCGTGGTCGTGGCCGACATCGACGGCGAGGCCGCTCGCCGGCTCGCCCGAGAGCTGGACACCGCCGAGGTCGTCGCCGCGCCCACTGACGTGCGCGACGCCGAGCAGTGCTCGGCCGCGGTGGCGCGCGCGATCGAGCGGTGGGGCCGGCTCGACGTGCTGGTGAACAACGCCGGCCGCAACGCCTATCACGAAGCCGTCAGCATGACCGAGGAGGAGTGGGACGAGGTGTTCTCGGTCGATCTCAAGGCGGTGTGGTTACTCAGCCGCGCCGCGCTGCCCCACCTCGTCGAGGCCGGGGAGGGGGCGATCGTCAACGTGTCCTCGATCCACGGGCGGCTGACGACGCCCGGCATGTTCCCCTACGCCGCGGCGAAGTCGGGCGTGGAGGGTCTGACGAGGAGCCTCGCGCTCGACCTGGCTCCCCGGGGCGTGCGGGTGAATGCCGTGGCACCCGGCTGGACGAGGACGCACCTCGTCGCCGAGTGGCTGGCCAGACAGAGCGACCCGGTCGGTGCGCTCGCCCGGGTGGAGGCCGCCCACCCCCTGGGGCGCATGGCCGAGCCCGACGACGTGGCCGCCGTGGTCGCGTTCCTCGCCTCTCGTGAAGCGCGCGCCGTGACGGGAGCGGTGTACCCGGTCGACTGCGGGCTCTCCGCCATGTTCTCGGTGGGGTGA
- a CDS encoding alcohol dehydrogenase catalytic domain-containing protein, with product MRAVRWHGRADVRLDEVPEPEPAPDELLLRVAWCGICGSDLEEYRSGPIAVPVAPEPHPRRGSVAPIVLGHEVVGRVVRAAADGSGPREGALVVPDVVLGCGECWWCARHEVGLCSTLAVRGQTEDGGLAELMVARAATCLEVPGGVTAEEAALVEPASVAVRAVRAAGATAGRVAVVGSGTVGQLVARVARARGWAVGLMVDPDVDRRARAVRFGAERGAAPDEATAIARAEPLGGFDVVFECSGAAAGLGLACDLARRGGRIIALGLRAGAVELDLVDLVLGEKTIAGSAAHLWDDDSAVALDLIASGTLPVADLVTHRIPLAEVVEHGFALLADGGSGALKVLVDCG from the coding sequence GTGAGAGCGGTGCGCTGGCACGGCCGTGCCGACGTGCGGCTCGACGAGGTGCCCGAACCGGAGCCCGCACCCGATGAACTCCTTCTGCGCGTCGCCTGGTGCGGCATCTGCGGATCGGACCTCGAGGAGTACCGGAGCGGGCCGATCGCCGTTCCGGTGGCCCCCGAGCCCCATCCGCGCCGCGGATCGGTGGCTCCGATCGTGCTCGGCCACGAGGTGGTCGGGCGGGTCGTCCGTGCCGCGGCCGACGGCTCGGGGCCGCGCGAAGGAGCGCTCGTCGTGCCGGATGTGGTGCTCGGCTGCGGCGAGTGCTGGTGGTGCGCGCGGCACGAGGTGGGGCTGTGCAGCACCCTCGCCGTGCGCGGCCAGACCGAGGACGGCGGACTCGCCGAGCTCATGGTGGCCCGCGCGGCCACGTGCCTCGAGGTGCCCGGCGGGGTGACGGCCGAGGAGGCGGCCCTGGTGGAGCCGGCGTCGGTCGCCGTGCGCGCGGTGCGTGCCGCCGGAGCGACGGCGGGCCGCGTGGCCGTCGTCGGCTCGGGCACCGTCGGACAGCTCGTCGCCCGAGTCGCTCGGGCCCGCGGCTGGGCGGTCGGTCTCATGGTCGACCCCGACGTCGATCGTCGCGCGCGCGCCGTCCGGTTCGGGGCGGAACGCGGGGCGGCGCCCGACGAGGCGACGGCGATCGCGAGGGCGGAGCCGCTCGGCGGCTTCGACGTGGTCTTCGAGTGCAGCGGCGCCGCCGCGGGCCTGGGGCTCGCCTGCGACCTCGCCAGGAGGGGCGGACGCATCATCGCCCTCGGGCTGCGGGCCGGAGCCGTCGAGCTCGACCTCGTCGACCTGGTGCTCGGCGAGAAGACGATCGCCGGGTCGGCCGCCCATCTCTGGGACGACGACAGTGCAGTGGCCCTCGACCTCATAGCCTCGGGCACGCTGCCCGTCGCCGACCTCGTCACCCACCGCATCCCGCTCGCCGAGGTGGTGGAGCACGGCTTCGCCCTGCTGGCCGACGGTGGTTCGGGCGCGCTGAAGGTGCTGGTGGACTGTGGCTGA
- the dgoD gene encoding galactonate dehydratase produces the protein MRIAAVDTVTVNAILRNWVFVKVTTDDGLVGWGEATLEWKARAVAGAVADLAEIVVGQDPRRIEYLWQAMFRDHFFKGGAVTMSALSGIDQALWDVTARSLDVPAYQLLGGAVRDSLRMYDHLGGGDSSVVYGPASVEAFATAARRSVDDGFTALKILAVPSGNGLPSRPDIDGAAALMQAVREAVGPNVDIMVDLHGRTTAAAAIAYGRALAPFDPWFFEEPCAPGNPLDLARVADALPFPVATGERLIGLVEFREHLALGAVAVLQPDICHVGGPTALKKIAALAESHGIPLAPHNPLGPIATAVNQHVAFATPGVVIQEVMRSDVPWRDEVVSSSFPIVGGSIGLPPGPGWGITVDEEAAAEHPYRTEVQITTRDRDGSVADW, from the coding sequence GTGAGGATCGCCGCGGTCGACACCGTCACGGTCAACGCCATCCTCCGCAACTGGGTGTTCGTGAAGGTCACCACCGACGACGGCCTCGTGGGTTGGGGCGAGGCGACACTGGAGTGGAAGGCCAGGGCCGTCGCAGGAGCGGTCGCCGATCTCGCCGAGATCGTCGTCGGTCAGGATCCACGCCGAATCGAGTACCTCTGGCAGGCGATGTTCCGCGACCACTTCTTCAAGGGCGGCGCGGTGACGATGAGTGCCCTGTCCGGCATCGACCAGGCGCTCTGGGACGTCACCGCACGATCGCTCGACGTGCCGGCCTACCAGCTCCTCGGTGGGGCGGTGCGCGACTCGCTCCGTATGTACGACCACCTCGGCGGCGGCGACAGTTCGGTGGTCTACGGCCCGGCCAGCGTGGAGGCCTTCGCGACGGCCGCGCGCCGCTCGGTCGACGACGGGTTCACCGCCCTGAAGATCCTCGCGGTGCCGAGCGGCAACGGACTGCCCAGCCGGCCCGACATCGACGGCGCCGCCGCCCTCATGCAGGCGGTGCGCGAGGCGGTCGGCCCGAACGTCGACATCATGGTCGACCTGCACGGGCGCACCACGGCGGCCGCGGCGATCGCTTACGGTCGCGCGCTCGCCCCTTTCGATCCCTGGTTCTTCGAGGAGCCGTGCGCTCCCGGCAACCCGCTCGACCTCGCGCGGGTAGCCGACGCCCTCCCCTTCCCGGTCGCCACCGGCGAGCGTCTGATCGGCCTCGTGGAGTTCCGCGAGCATCTCGCCCTGGGAGCTGTGGCCGTGCTGCAGCCCGACATCTGCCACGTGGGCGGGCCCACCGCCTTGAAGAAGATCGCCGCCCTGGCCGAGAGCCACGGCATCCCGCTCGCCCCGCACAACCCGCTCGGCCCGATCGCGACGGCCGTGAACCAGCACGTGGCCTTCGCCACCCCCGGGGTGGTCATCCAGGAGGTGATGCGGAGCGACGTGCCCTGGCGCGACGAGGTCGTGAGCAGCAGCTTCCCCATCGTCGGAGGGTCGATCGGGCTGCCGCCGGGGCCCGGATGGGGCATCACGGTCGACGAGGAGGCCGCGGCCGAGCATCCTTACCGCACCGAGGTGCAGATCACCACCCGCGACCGCGACGGCTCGGTGGCGGACTGGTGA
- a CDS encoding SMP-30/gluconolactonase/LRE family protein: protein MRAEQLTPPLCAHGEGPATSERWSGVRWVDMLAGDVLELQPDGSVLRRTVGGVAALLRPRVGAGWVVALENSIALSDGDDLDADLTKGPRLWDARGVRSNEGACSPDGRLHLGTMHVDAEPGAGFLLEIDADGRARRELHGVTISNGLGFLADGATACYVDTATGRIDRLTWNPVWGLHDRRPWVVLDGSRAGGGYDGLAVDSEDGVWVALFGGGAVHRYDRAGKLDAVVELPVRQPTAMAFDGRDLVITTSRHGLGHDAEPSAGALFRVTDVGVTGGAVHAYAG, encoded by the coding sequence GTGAGGGCCGAGCAGCTGACTCCCCCGCTGTGCGCGCACGGCGAGGGGCCGGCGACCTCCGAGCGCTGGTCGGGCGTGCGCTGGGTCGATATGCTCGCGGGCGACGTGCTCGAACTGCAGCCCGACGGGTCCGTGCTGCGCCGCACCGTCGGCGGCGTCGCCGCCCTCCTGCGCCCGCGCGTCGGGGCCGGCTGGGTGGTCGCTCTCGAGAACTCGATCGCGCTCTCCGATGGCGACGACCTCGACGCCGATCTCACCAAGGGCCCACGGCTCTGGGATGCTCGGGGCGTGCGCTCCAACGAGGGTGCCTGCTCGCCCGACGGGCGACTGCACCTCGGAACCATGCACGTGGACGCCGAACCGGGTGCGGGCTTCCTACTGGAGATCGATGCCGACGGGCGGGCGCGCCGGGAGCTGCACGGCGTCACGATCTCGAACGGGCTGGGCTTCCTCGCCGACGGCGCGACCGCCTGCTACGTCGACACGGCGACGGGGCGGATCGACCGGCTCACCTGGAACCCGGTGTGGGGGCTCCACGACCGCCGACCCTGGGTGGTGCTCGACGGGTCGCGGGCGGGGGGCGGCTACGACGGGCTCGCGGTCGACTCGGAGGACGGCGTGTGGGTCGCCCTCTTCGGCGGGGGAGCGGTGCACCGCTACGACCGCGCCGGAAAGCTCGACGCCGTCGTCGAGCTGCCGGTGCGTCAGCCGACCGCGATGGCCTTCGACGGCAGGGATCTCGTGATCACCACCTCGCGTCACGGCTTGGGTCACGACGCTGAGCCGAGCGCGGGGGCGCTCTTCCGGGTCACGGACGTGGGCGTGACGGGTGGCGCCGTGCACGCCTACGCGGGGTGA
- a CDS encoding beta-galactosidase — translation MMLYGASYYAEYQPVRRVEEDLRLMVEAGFTVIRLGESTWASYEPEEGEISFEALAEVVDRAYELGLAVVLGTPSYAVPPWLSRRYPEVMATTAGGSTLPYGARQNLDFTNPVYRRHVERIVRAMAERFGAHPGVIAWQVDNEIGVHELAGPALVDRFRQWVLDHVGTVEEINARWGLDYWSHRLTTIDDLWAPVGNTNPGYALEWGRFQESLTVEFVSWQRDLLRSILPEGVPVVHDVVAGDSLAATGPRAISEALDHTATNIYFPMQDALALPDPDPSLTQGLGPWWLLDRTASTMAWRADTAYSLRGPRGSSFWVTEAQAGTIGEHATNAPPYPGQLKLVAHSLLARGADLLAYWHWHTLHYGAETYWQGVLGHDLEPGRIFAEVSDIGAELRRLEPVVAGLVPDADVAVLASRDSLRALQFLPPLQIPGTDRPDPHSYHRILMRCYDAALGAGAQVRIVHPDSDWSGQSVLVVPALYIADDALLERLVAHARSGAHVIVTFRTGYADEWSRVRATRAPGVLREAVGASYQEFTTLTRPVPLSGGHPVTDESSTGEGWADVLTTEGAEVVAGYEHPFLERAAAITSNEVGAGRMTWVGTLPDAGTMTRLIGWALAERDVTPAAAVWQDVPESVRVSSATTPAGSTLWFVANHSWEGVEVAAPDLAGRSVTDAVTGRGLGGSLTLAAWESRVLVSAPGSP, via the coding sequence ATGATGCTCTACGGCGCCAGCTACTACGCGGAGTACCAGCCGGTGCGTCGCGTGGAGGAGGACTTGCGACTCATGGTGGAGGCGGGCTTCACCGTCATCCGCCTCGGCGAATCGACCTGGGCATCGTACGAGCCGGAGGAGGGCGAGATCTCGTTCGAGGCGCTCGCCGAGGTGGTCGACCGCGCCTACGAGCTCGGGCTCGCCGTCGTGCTCGGCACGCCGAGCTACGCGGTGCCGCCGTGGCTCTCCCGGCGGTATCCGGAGGTGATGGCCACCACGGCCGGCGGCAGCACCCTTCCCTACGGCGCGCGTCAGAACCTCGACTTCACGAACCCCGTCTATCGCCGGCATGTCGAGCGCATCGTGCGGGCGATGGCGGAGCGCTTCGGCGCGCATCCCGGCGTCATCGCGTGGCAGGTCGACAACGAGATCGGCGTGCACGAGCTCGCCGGGCCCGCCCTCGTCGACCGGTTCCGGCAGTGGGTGCTCGACCACGTCGGCACGGTGGAGGAGATCAACGCCCGGTGGGGCCTCGACTACTGGAGCCACCGGCTCACCACCATCGACGACCTCTGGGCACCCGTCGGCAACACGAACCCGGGTTACGCCCTCGAGTGGGGCAGGTTCCAGGAGTCGCTGACCGTGGAGTTCGTGTCGTGGCAGCGTGACCTCCTTCGCTCGATCCTGCCCGAGGGCGTCCCCGTCGTGCACGACGTCGTGGCGGGCGACAGCCTCGCCGCCACCGGCCCTCGCGCCATCTCCGAGGCGCTGGACCACACGGCCACCAACATCTACTTCCCGATGCAGGACGCGCTGGCGCTGCCCGACCCCGATCCGTCGCTGACGCAGGGCCTCGGCCCGTGGTGGCTGCTCGACCGCACCGCATCGACCATGGCGTGGCGCGCCGACACCGCCTACTCGCTCCGCGGGCCGCGCGGCTCCTCGTTTTGGGTGACCGAGGCGCAGGCAGGCACCATCGGGGAGCACGCGACGAATGCGCCGCCGTACCCTGGCCAGCTGAAGCTGGTCGCGCACTCGCTGCTCGCACGCGGCGCCGACCTGCTCGCCTACTGGCACTGGCACACGCTCCACTACGGCGCCGAGACCTACTGGCAGGGCGTGCTCGGTCACGACCTGGAGCCGGGCCGCATCTTCGCCGAAGTCTCCGACATCGGGGCCGAGCTGCGGCGGCTCGAACCGGTCGTCGCCGGTCTCGTCCCCGACGCCGACGTGGCGGTGCTCGCCTCGCGCGACAGCCTCCGCGCGCTGCAGTTCCTCCCCCCGCTGCAGATCCCCGGAACCGACCGGCCGGACCCGCACAGCTACCACCGCATCCTCATGCGCTGCTACGACGCGGCGCTCGGGGCGGGCGCCCAGGTGCGCATCGTGCATCCCGACAGCGACTGGAGCGGTCAGTCGGTGCTCGTGGTGCCGGCGCTCTACATCGCCGACGACGCCCTGCTGGAGCGTCTCGTCGCCCACGCCCGTTCCGGGGCGCACGTCATCGTGACCTTCCGCACCGGGTACGCCGACGAGTGGTCGCGGGTGCGGGCGACCCGGGCGCCCGGGGTACTGCGGGAGGCCGTCGGCGCGAGCTACCAGGAGTTCACGACCCTCACCCGGCCCGTGCCGCTCTCCGGCGGGCATCCCGTCACCGACGAGTCGTCGACGGGGGAGGGGTGGGCCGACGTGCTGACGACCGAGGGCGCCGAGGTCGTCGCCGGCTACGAGCATCCCTTCCTCGAGCGGGCCGCCGCCATCACCAGCAACGAGGTCGGGGCGGGCCGGATGACCTGGGTGGGTACTCTGCCCGACGCCGGCACCATGACACGGCTCATCGGCTGGGCGCTCGCCGAGCGCGACGTGACCCCGGCCGCGGCCGTCTGGCAGGACGTGCCGGAGTCGGTGCGGGTCTCGAGTGCGACGACACCGGCCGGCTCCACCCTCTGGTTCGTGGCCAACCACTCCTGGGAGGGCGTCGAGGTCGCCGCGCCCGACCTGGCCGGGCGGTCGGTCACCGATGCGGTCACTGGCCGTGGCCTGGGCGGGAGCCTCACCCTCGCCGCCTGGGAGAGCCGCGTGCTCGTCTCGGCGCCCGGATCGCCGTGA
- a CDS encoding cellulase-like family protein produces MTDRTPTGFAIAPPKAVTMWEFSWLLRRTGEQREYADVDRVLDELADRGYDCVRIDAFPHLVATDREGAQAESFAVHPQPDHFMWGPHGRKIEVRDPGASLVEFVKGCRARGVTVALSSWFNDDDEHRRLGIRTPDDLARVWRETLEVLERAEVLDAVEYVDLCNEFPLDDWLPAVHESIFGRPEHQEPSIPGQPTAEGWVWSRGQRAEIERFFAATESLRERWPGIAFTYSLAPVSESLFDLDYSALDLVETHVWLSSNVADYAALTNFSLEEHGFPGAWQKQVDSLDTVYWPDRARWHAALGEQMERWAGVARSLDVPLWTTEGWSHILLDDFRSPEGRTAWEYVKDVAEFAVPTALRLGWTGICTSNFAEPHFPALWADAAWHRRMTALIRDGARQEAS; encoded by the coding sequence ATGACCGACCGCACCCCGACCGGCTTCGCCATCGCGCCACCCAAGGCCGTCACGATGTGGGAGTTCTCGTGGCTGCTCCGCCGCACCGGCGAGCAACGCGAGTACGCCGACGTCGACCGCGTGCTCGACGAGCTCGCCGATCGCGGCTACGACTGCGTGCGTATCGACGCCTTCCCCCACCTCGTCGCCACCGACCGCGAGGGGGCGCAGGCGGAGTCGTTCGCCGTGCATCCGCAACCCGATCACTTCATGTGGGGCCCGCACGGTCGCAAGATCGAGGTGCGCGACCCGGGAGCGTCGCTGGTCGAGTTCGTCAAAGGGTGCCGCGCTCGCGGCGTCACGGTGGCGCTGTCGAGCTGGTTCAACGACGACGACGAGCACCGCCGCCTCGGCATCCGCACCCCCGACGACCTGGCCAGGGTCTGGCGGGAGACGCTGGAGGTGCTCGAGCGCGCCGAGGTGCTCGACGCCGTCGAGTACGTCGACCTCTGCAACGAGTTCCCCCTCGACGACTGGCTGCCCGCGGTGCACGAGTCGATCTTCGGCCGGCCCGAGCACCAGGAGCCGAGCATCCCCGGTCAGCCGACGGCGGAGGGCTGGGTCTGGTCGCGTGGGCAGCGCGCGGAGATCGAGCGGTTCTTCGCCGCCACGGAGTCTCTGCGCGAGCGCTGGCCGGGCATCGCGTTCACCTACTCCTTGGCGCCCGTGAGCGAGTCGCTCTTCGACCTCGACTACAGCGCTCTCGACCTCGTCGAGACGCACGTCTGGCTGTCGAGCAACGTGGCCGACTACGCGGCTCTGACGAACTTCTCGCTCGAGGAGCACGGCTTCCCCGGGGCGTGGCAGAAGCAGGTCGACAGCCTCGACACCGTGTACTGGCCCGATCGGGCGCGGTGGCATGCCGCACTGGGCGAGCAGATGGAGCGCTGGGCTGGGGTGGCCAGGAGCCTCGACGTTCCGCTGTGGACGACGGAGGGCTGGTCGCACATCCTGCTCGACGACTTCCGCTCGCCCGAGGGGCGCACGGCGTGGGAGTACGTGAAGGACGTGGCGGAGTTCGCCGTGCCGACCGCCCTGCGGCTCGGCTGGACGGGCATCTGCACCTCGAACTTCGCCGAACCGCACTTTCCGGCGCTCTGGGCCGACGCAGCGTGGCACCGTCGGATGACCGCCCTCATCCGCGACGGGGCGCGCCAGGAGGCCTCGTGA